A stretch of DNA from Triticum dicoccoides isolate Atlit2015 ecotype Zavitan chromosome 2A, WEW_v2.0, whole genome shotgun sequence:
gaggtgtagcaggggagaaggaggcgccaagactcaaggtatggctgccccctccctcccccccccctttatataggctcccctagggggcgccgtccctaggatatgggatctcctagggggggggcggccaaggatggagtagcccccaaggcaaggtggggcgccccccacccctagggttccaaccctaggcgcatggggtgggcctaggggggcgcaccagcccactatgggctggttcccctccccactttggcccatggggccctccgggatgggtggccccacctggtggacccccgggaccctttcggtggtcccggtacaataccggtgacctcgaaactctcccgatggccgaaactgcacttcctattcttcacctccggaccattccggaactcctcgtgacatccaggatctcatccgggactccgaaaaacttttgggttactgcatattcatatctctacaaccctagcatcaccgaaccttaagtgtgtagaccctacgggtttgggagacatgtagacatgaccgagacggctctccggtcaataaccaacagcgggatctggatacccatgttggctcccacatgctcctcgatgatctcatcggatgaaccacgatgtcgaggattcaagcaaccccgtatacaattccctttgtcaatcggtacgttacttgcccgagattcgatcatcggtatcccaatacctcgttcaatctcgttaccggcaagtcactttactcgtaccgtaatgcatgatcccgtgaccagacacttggtcactttgagctcattatgatgatgcattaccgagtgggcccagagatacctctccgtcatacggagtgacaaatcccagtctcgattcgtgccaacccaacagacactttcggagatacctgtaatgtacctttatagtcacccagttatgttgtgatgtttggcacatccaaagcacccctacggtatccgggagttacatgatctcatggtctaaggaaaagatacttgacattggaaaaactctagcaaacgaactatacgatcttgtgctatgtttaggattgggtcttgtccatcacatcattctcctaatgatgtgatctcgttatcaatgacatccaatgtccatagtcaggaaaccatgactatctgttgatcaacgagctagtcaactagaggcttactagggacatgttggtgtctatgaattcacacatgtattacgatttccggataacacaattatagcatgaataaaagaaaattatcatgaacaaggaaatataataataatgcttttattattgcctctagggcatatttccaacaagttctatattTATGATCAACTAGTCTCCCCCaatcattatcatggtttatgaAGTATCTTTTTGCCCAAGAGGCTAGCAAGGCCATGTTGAACTCTCTTAAGTTGGGAATCCCCAAGCCCCCAAACTCTTTTTTCAGAGAAATCATCCCCCATTTAGCAAGATGATATTTGTGCTCATCTCCCTGGTCACCCCAAAAGAAGTGAGCCATCTGAGATGTGATAGCATTTATAGCCCATTTAGGAAATTTTATCACAGACATCAAGTACATCGGAATGCTAGTGATACATGCTTTAAGCAGTACAAGTTTCGCCTCATAACTGAGTAACCTCCCCTTCCAACCACAAATCCTTTTGATGATTTTATCTATAATGTACTGGATATCCTCCCTTCTTAGTTTAAGGTAGTGGAGAGGAACCCCCAAGTATTTGAGAGGGAAATCTCCCATCTTACAGCAGAAAATTTGGGATAATAGTTTAGCCTCATCAGTATTCATATTAATTGGCCCTACTTGACACTTATCATAATTAATTTTCAACCCAGAAAGGTTTTCAAAACAAGCAAGCAACCATTTTAAGTCTTTTTACATACTCAGTTTTCGGGTCGAGAAACAATATCGTGTCATCTGCATACTGCAAGCAGATAAGACCATGCGGGATAATATGGGGAACAATCCTAGATATTATATTGTTATTGACCGCCTTCATCAGCATTCGAGAGAATACATTTGCCACCAAATTGAATAGCATAGGGGAACTAGGGTCTCCTTGTTTCAGCCCTTTCCCCCCCACAAACTAAGGACCTAGAACATCGTTAATTTTAACACAGAAAGAGCTTTGTTTAAGAATTGACAAGTTCCACCTAATCCACTTAGGGCCAAAGTCTCTGGAAGTTAACATTTCCACTAGGAAGTCCCAGTTGACACGATCATACGCTTTTTCATAATCTAACTTGAGAACAATCCTAGGTTCTTTAGATTTATGAACTTCGTGAATAGCCTCATGAGCAGTCACTACACTTTCGAGTATAAATCTACCTCTCACAAAAGCAGACTGGCATGGGGCCAACAACCTATGTCCTATAGGGGAAACCCTATTTGTCATGGCTTTGCTAAAAATCTTCACAGAGCAGTTGCTCAAACAAATAGGCCGAATTTTTTTCATATTCTTAGCATCTGGTTCTTTAGGAATGAGAGTGACTATAGAGTAATTTAACCTCTGGATATCCAGAGACCCTCTCTCAAAATCCCTCACAAGTGCCATAAAGTCTCCTTTAATTATTTCCCAAAAATGTTGGTAAAATATAAAGGACAAACTATCAGGCCCAGGGGCACCATTTCCATATGAGCCCATAATGGCTTCCTTAATCTCTTCTTATGAAAAAGGCCTTTCTAATATCTCATTCTCAGCTACAGTCACTCGTTCCTCTTCAGACCAAAAATGGTCATCCAGGTGAATGTTAGGTTTAGGTTCAAACCCAAAAAGGTTCTGATAATAGTTAGTTGCCATTTCCAGCATATCTTTGGTAGAGTATACAGGTCGTCTTTTGTCCAAAAAAAAACAGGACAATGGCTTACTGTTTATGGCGATATGACCAGATCATCTCTTGTTCAAACATCAGGTGATATTCGTCCAGTCTGTTTTAACAGCACATATTAATTTGTGAAAACAGTTACTTTGTTCTGCAATATATTTTTATGCATGATAATTATCCATGACCTTGGTATAGTTATGCCACGGATATGGAGCGCGCGCCAGCATAATTTTACACTGGCTTTCTTCCGTGTCATGTTGCTCGACGGATACACGTGCAAGTCGCCGCCCCCGCTATTCGGTTTACATCTATCCATGCCTGTGGCCGACTCGCGCGTTTGCGCTGGCTTACAGCGTCGCGGTCGAttctcccgtccgtgccggtttacaacaccggtgCCGACTTCCCCGTCCGCACTGGCTTATGCCGCAGCCTACTCATTTACTGTCCGGACTGAGATCTGTATCCAAAACGAATGAATTGTAAGTATGTTTACAACAAGGACACCTTAAACCTCCTCCCTCTGCATTAATGTTTCCTTGATGATGTGTAGCCAAGTTCACCTAATGCCGTATAATatatttctttttgtttcttttgctAACTGATAGAACATAGCAAATAAAAGTGAGGTGATTCATTATTTGGTATGCAACTAGTTATCTCCATCATGGTGCTAACAAGCTTTAATTATTTATTTCATCCATTTAGTACTTCACCTGAATTATTGTTTCTACGATTACAATTAACTTATTTGTACCCGCAGAGAAATTGCTGGCATCCATGTTTCTGCAAGGCAAGGACCAGTTGAAGAACTTAAAAAGCATGTGGCTGCTGGAGTAGAAATCAACATAAGAGGTTTGTGTTTGTAGAACATTCATCTTTCTCTTCTTTATGGAGCATGAGTCATTTAAACATAATTTGGTTTCAGATAGCAAAAGGAGAACTCCTTTGCACTTGGCTATGGACCATGGTCACCTAGATACTGTCGAGATTCTTGTCAGTTCAAATGCTCAGCTATCTGATTTTTTGAGTGTATTTGAGCAAAAGAAGCCGGTGGTAATTCTGAACCAAGTATTTTTAGTAGGTTTGCATCACAAACTGCACCAAATGGGCAAACGTTTGCTATACCCATTACACTCTCGGCAAGTTTGAGCTTGCCAGGTTCTGTCATATTGATATACTACTAGCTTAACTTGTCAGGTAGAGTAGTTAGTACATATCCTTAGATCCGTTTGGTTTATCGTATCATAGGGCTGCCTTTCGAGACCCTTGAGCTATGTGAACTGAACCTTGCTTCTCTCTTTCAGCCGCGAGAAGGAAGACATCGCCAAACTGCTTGTCAAGCACCATGCTGACCTCCAGATTAAGGATGGGCATGGGAATATATACTGCACCGAACCTGTGCTCCTCAGCCTGGCCGTTCCTGAAGCCGGCAAACTGATATGGCACAATGAATCCAATATACGTTGATGCCTCGTTCTACAACTAGGACTGTAAAAAAAACATAACGAGCTCGATTAGCTGGATTAGATGAGTTGTCTTACCAACCTCATCAATTACATAGTTGCCGAAAGTCAGAAGTTATCCCAGTGTAGACATCTTGTAGTATCATTTCGTACAGTTTATGCTCTTTTTGTGTGTTTGGGCTGCACATCAACAGTTTGGCCAGAAACATATGAACTCATGTTTGTCAATATACATCTGTTATTGCGCCATCGTCATGTCTCCTGCTGGGCAGGCAATTTCTCTTGAGAAATTTCTTGCAGGTATAGATATAGAGGTAGAAATTTGTCGAACGAACCACACCCCTTTCATCTGGAACTTTTTTTTTCGAAATTAGAATATACTATGTTGTCAATATACTATTACATCTCTTATTGTGCCACCACCCGCCATTGGACTAAATAAAGATCCAACGACCGACCTTCATTCTTCTACCTCCAGCTTTCTTCCTCCAACAATTCCTCTCCCCATGAAATCGACTTACCAAATATGAAAATTCAGTCAACTTAACCCAGTATGAAAATTCAGTCAACTTACATATAGCCACCGCGTGGAAATTAATATCGGAATTTTTGGAAAATCGATAATATATAAACAATGAACTATGTTATCTTTCTTGCCAAACAATGCACGATGTAGATTTATGACTTTGGGTGTTGGTCAGTCGGTACGTAGTTCAATCATAATAATCGTACTAAGCTATGAACAGCAACTCCTAGTAAAATCTTAGAGCTCGTCGTGGTCATCGTCCTCCTCGGCGGCGCCGTCATGGCCACCCCCTGCGTTCCGGTAGGCAGCGGCGAAGGCGGGGCTGCACACATCCTCCAGCTCCTTGAGCTTCTCCGCGTAGTCGTCCTGGTCGGCGTCCGGATTGGCCTCGAGCCACTCGCCGGCCTCCCTTACCGCCTTCCTGACCCTCTCCCTGTCGTCGCCGTCCATCTTGGCCCCCAGCTCGCCGTCGGCCGTCGTCCGGGTGCTGTAAACGTACGCCTCCAGCTTGTTCCGCGCGTCTACCCTGTCCCTCACCTTCCTGTCCTCCTCCGCGAACTCCTCCGCCTCTTGCACCATGCGCTCGATCTCCTCCTGCGAGATGCTACGGCCGGCGCTGCTGATCTCGATCTTCTCCGACCTGCCCGTGCCCTTGTCCGCCGCCCCCACGTGCAGGATGCCGTTCACGTCCACCTCCAAGGTCACCTCGATCTGCGGCGTGCCCCTCGGCGCCGGCGCGATCCCGGTGAGGTCGAACTTGCCCAGCAGCCGGTTGTCCTTTGTCATGCTCCGCTCGCCCTCGAACACCGTGATGGCCACCGTCGTCTGCCTGTCCTGGTACGTGGTGAACATCTTGGTTCTCTTGGTCGGGATCGGCGTGTTCCGAGGGATCACGCTCGCCATCACGCCGCCGGCCGTCTCGATGCCGAGCGTCACCGGCGTCACATCCAGCACCACAACCTCCTTGGCGTCGCCGCGCACGATGCCGCCCTGCACCGCCGCGCCGTAGGCCACGGCCTCGTCGGGGTTGACGCCCTTGTGGGGTTCCTTGCCGCCGAAGTAGTCGCGGAGGAGCTGCTGCACCTTGGGGATCCTGGTGCTGCCGCCGACCAGCACCACCTCGTCGACGTCGCCCTTGGCCAGCCCGGCGTCCGCCATGGCCTTCTTCACGGGCGCCATGACCTTGCGGAAGAGGTCGGCGTTGAGCTCCTCGAAGCGGGCCCGGGTGAGCGGCTCCGACAAGTCGACACCGTCGGCCAGAGACTCGACCTCCACGCGGACCTGGAGCTGGGTGCTGAGCGCCCGCTTGGCGCGCTCGCACTCGCGGCGAAGCTTGCCAAGAGCGCGCGCGTCGCCGGAGATGTCGACGCCGTGCTTCCGCTTGACGAGCCGGATGAAGTGGTCCATGACGCGCTGGTCGAAGTCCTCGCCTCCGAGATGGGTGTCGCCGTTGGTGGCAAGGACCTCGAAGACGCCGCCATCGAGCGCGAGCACGCTGACGTCGAAggtgccgccgccgaggtcgaacaCGAGCACGTTCCGCTCCTTCCCGTCGGCCACCTTGTCGAGGCCgtaggcgatggcggcggcggtgggctcGTTGATGAGGCGGACGACGTTGAGGCCGGCGATGGCGCCGGCGTCCTTGGTGGCCTGGCGCTGCGCGTCGTTGAAGTAGGCCGGGATGGTGATGACGGCGTCCCGGACCTTCTCGCCGAGATACGCCTCAGCCGTCTCCTTCATCCTGGTGAGCACCATGGCGCTCACCTCCTCCGGGCTGAGCGTCCGCACGTCGCCGGCCTTGACCTCCACCTCGAGGTGCGGCTTGCCGTTCTTGTCCACCACCTTGAACGGCAGCAGCTTCATGTCCCGCTGCACCTCGGCGTCGACGAACTGCCTGCCGATGAGTCGCTTGGCGTCGTAGACGGTGCGGAGCGGGTTGGCGGCGGCCTGGTTCTTGGCGGCCTCGCCGATGAGGCGCTCGCCGGAGTCGGTGAAGGCGACCCAGGAGGGGGTGATGCGGTTGCCCTGGTCGTTGGCGATGATCTCCACGAGCGCGTTCCGGTACACGGCCACGCACGAGTAGGTCGTGCCCAGGTCGATGCCGATCACCGGCCCGCCGTTGCCGTTGCCGTTGCCGGAGCCCTtctccttcgccgccgccgccgtggccgcgAGGAGCAGCACCGCGAGCAGTAGCCCGTGCAACTTCGTCGCCCGAGCCATGGCGCCGGCGATCGATCGATCTCTTTTTCGAAGCTAACTGCAAGTACGTAGCAGGACGAGGACGTGGTGCGGCTGCTATTTATGGCGCGAAGAGATGCCTACGTACAGCGACGGCGTGACGTGGACGAATCGGAGGCTGCTTCCGACGCGGTCTGTCCCTCGGGAGCGCGGTGACACGCGTGGGAGTCCATCTGGGCCGTTGGTTTCCACGATCGGACGGCAGCGAGGGCTCATGACACGCTGGCGGGAACCGGGCTGGCTGCTGCGTGACGTGTTGGCTGTCAACAAGGATGTTCGATCATGATTCCAACAAAAAAATATTCGGCTTTGCTAGAACTTATCTAGCTGAGTTTTAATTATGTCTCATTCATTTTTATAGCCATTGAATTGatactataagatgcgtgtgtgctgacgtggtttGTAGTActatttctatctgtttttgttttcaggtgaatgagaccaaattatatctcatctagatgagtcctAGGCACTCCCAAAAATATTCGTTCCTGGCCCCATGTCGCAGGCAACACGTGTATAACTATCTGATGACAGGTATTGCCCAATAGATTCAAAATTCAGAAATTCCAAAAGTCGTCTAGAATTTTACTAGGTTCAAATCATCTCTGACCAAATTTAAATTTTATTCAAATCTATTTTGAATTCAAGGGTGCACTGTAGGATCAATGGAGTGTATCGCTGAATTTGAAGGACGCTGCGTCAAAAGAGTTGTATGTGACATTGTTTGGATATAGACAGCCAAACACTTGGATTCATACAACATTATTTCAACAGGCAACTTCGTGACCTGATTTTCTTCAATCACAGCACAAAATTATCTTCACAGTTGACCTATTTTTTTAAAATACTGAAGAAATGCTTACATTCTCGGCAACAAACTGTGACCTGAGCTGACGATGGTCAAAATTTTCAGTTTCTTCCTTACTTTGAGTGAACCGGATATTCTTTACAATCTATCTTTGCCAAACACAAATTTTAGATTTATTGTCTTCTACGATGAAAGCATCAGTATGTATGTGTGTGACAAGTCTGTTTGGGCACATATGTGTGCAACTCAACAATTTCTTTTTGAATACTCTACCATTTTCCTAGTTCAGGACAAGAAACATTGAGGCGAGAGTAACTTGTTTAAAATCCACATTTGTTCATGTCCATGAAAAAGAAAATGTTCATGCAGTCCACGTTGAAATCACAACAGAAAATCGAAAAGCGATATGCGATGAACGGCTAATTTGAAGTTCAACAGAGTAGCAAGCACACACTAGTATAGATATGGTCCATTTTAAGATCCCTTGTCGCACAAGGAAGCCTGAAACCATGTGTGGTGTGAACAACACCATGTAGGTGTGACAAATTGCTCCGTAACTCCCAATCAATTGAGGTCTTCGATTTAGGATACTTCACTTGAATTACTTCCGTCATAACTTGATCAACCATCACTCAACATATGAGTTCATCATAATCTCATCTTCAAGACATATATACAATTCCGCTCTTAAATCATTCTCTCAAGATCTTGATCCATCATGACTGAACTCATAAGCCTAAGCATGTCGTTGAGTTCCTTCAATAAATGCCATCTTGGTCACTTCTTGTACATCACATGGACTACATCATACTCATTTTATCTTTATTTTTACAATCTCAGAAATAGAATCCGTTCCTGGCCCTACTTTTCAGGCTATTACAGTTTTTGAGAAGATGCAGGCTATTGCATGTATAAATATCTCTCTTATGAATATGCCCCAAGAGGTTTATTCAAACTTAATTCGGGCCTCCCTGAAAAATAGGAAATTCCAAATATATCTGATAAGTATGGCTCGAAAATCCTATATGGACGTCACCGGTATTTTGGGATTTTGAGGAAAATATTTGGGAGCTATCTCAGCTAAATTCCATTGGATTCAGACAAGTTATTTCTAGAATAAGATTCAGACAGGTTTTGACCAAATATAAATCTGGTTTGGATTAGCTTTAAGTCTAGAGTGAAATTTTAAGGTAAAAACTACGCCCACCACCCGCCCTAGTTTTAAATATAAGCCGTGTACGTTTAGTGTAACCCGAGGATTTCTAAGTTCGACTAAGTTTTTTTATAGAAAAACCATATATTTTTACAATATCAATCAACATGATGACAACTCAAAAAAAGTATATCCTTCGTGAACTATATTTATAATGATGTATTTATTTGATAGCCCAAATATCTACACCTGTATCAGAAATGTGGTCCAACTTCGGGTTTCTTTACTCAGGACAAAATTTATTGGTCAGTGGTGCGAGTCTTGCGCTAACGAGCCTGCCAATAGGCGTGCACACATGAGATGGCTGATGTTGCAACCAACGATGCGAGGAGCTACAACGGATGCACGATGGTGCTGGGATCTCAACAAACGGCGATCACCGGCATTACAGTGACAATCGAGCGATGTTGCAACCACTGATGGATGTGCTGCAAACAGCGACGACGGAGCAGTAATCGTTGTTAGTGGTGCTGTGACCGAGGATGACAAAGCTGCaactgttgatggtggtgctgtggtcgtGGATAGCAGAGCTACAACCGTTGACGGCAAAGCTATGACCGGCTTTTTGCATCAACGTCGTGGGGGTGAGGGGCTAGTGCATACGGAGGAACGCGATGCTGTGATGGAGACACAACTTGTTGCAAGTCCAGGCTCGACGACAATGGCCACCACGTCGGAGCGGCCCTCCTGCAAAGCATTGTGATAGCATCGCGGCGGGCGCGTGGCATGCTGCGAGTCGACCTAGGCGGCGCAAGTACGAGGGTGGTGTTTTTTTCTGTTTTTGTAGGGGAGGTGACAGGCTTGGAAGGAAGACACTGGGAGAGATCTAACGATTCACGTACGAGGAATCGTGGGGCCGGCAACACGACCGATCAGGGACTGCAATCGATCAACCGACGACTCGCACCCTCCCCTTTCGCTCCCAACGCGACGCGGCGGATCTACCTGCAGCAGCCACAATGCCATACATTGTGCTCAATCCAACCTCTCGGGGGcgcgttgaaagcacaagtgctcccaaggtggttttgataattgatgacaacatatctcttgttggactaacatttctatctagcatgtttcagataagttcaacaatggagtggcatggactaaaggttgtgggaactccttcaagatgctaaggacaaaggattggctaaagcatcaagctcaagactcttcattttacattttagtgatccaagcacattgagtccataggaaaagccaatactatcaaggagggatgaggtgttgcttaatgagcctcttgcttcatgtgcttaatgatatgctccaaaatcctcagctactttcccacttccacatatgacctaaacccaaagccaaactcggacctaccgattattcctatccggcgccaccgagtttcacttgtcataagccactgccaaaccctagcaattcggttctaccgatagggatctcggtctcaccgagatgggattgcaaactctttgtttccctttcataactttttggtctcaccgaaagagcggattggtcccaccgagattgcaatgaaaatccagtgtttcctttttgtaacttttcggtctcaccgaaagagcaaatcggtcccaccgagtttacctgaccaactctctggttagcttattaccaaactcggtctcaccgagtttctgtaatcggtctcaccgagattacattatgcccaaaccctaaccatatcggtcctaccgagttgcatgtcagtcccaccgaaaatctctaatggtcactaggtttaccttttcggtccgaccgagtttgttgattcggtcccaccgagattggaaaactatgtgtaacggttggattttgtatggaggctatatatacccctccacctcctcttcattcgtggagagagccatcagactaagcctacacttccagcatcctatttctgagagagaactacctactaatgtgttgaggccaagatattccattcctaccatatgaatcttgatctctggctttccccaagttgctttccactcaaaccttctttccaccagatccaaatcctatgagagagagttgagtgttggggagactatcatttgaagcacaggagcaaggagttcatcattaacacaccatttgttacttcttggagagtggtgtctcctagattggctaggtgttacttgggagcctccgacaagattgtggagttgaaccaaggagtttgtaagggcaaggagatcg
This window harbors:
- the LOC119352428 gene encoding heat shock 70 kDa protein BIP5-like, with translation MARATKLHGLLLAVLLLAATAAAAKEKGSGNGNGNGGPVIGIDLGTTYSCVAVYRNALVEIIANDQGNRITPSWVAFTDSGERLIGEAAKNQAAANPLRTVYDAKRLIGRQFVDAEVQRDMKLLPFKVVDKNGKPHLEVEVKAGDVRTLSPEEVSAMVLTRMKETAEAYLGEKVRDAVITIPAYFNDAQRQATKDAGAIAGLNVVRLINEPTAAAIAYGLDKVADGKERNVLVFDLGGGTFDVSVLALDGGVFEVLATNGDTHLGGEDFDQRVMDHFIRLVKRKHGVDISGDARALGKLRRECERAKRALSTQLQVRVEVESLADGVDLSEPLTRARFEELNADLFRKVMAPVKKAMADAGLAKGDVDEVVLVGGSTRIPKVQQLLRDYFGGKEPHKGVNPDEAVAYGAAVQGGIVRGDAKEVVVLDVTPVTLGIETAGGVMASVIPRNTPIPTKRTKMFTTYQDRQTTVAITVFEGERSMTKDNRLLGKFDLTGIAPAPRGTPQIEVTLEVDVNGILHVGAADKGTGRSEKIEISSAGRSISQEEIERMVQEAEEFAEEDRKVRDRVDARNKLEAYVYSTRTTADGELGAKMDGDDRERVRKAVREAGEWLEANPDADQDDYAEKLKELEDVCSPAFAAAYRNAGGGHDGAAEEDDDHDEL